From a single Streptomyces liliifuscus genomic region:
- a CDS encoding ABC transporter permease, translated as MTAVAPGTSGTSGTSGTSGTRFGVRAGGSRQLAGTWTLLRLALRRDRVMIPLWVAVIGLMVVSMPGSLESVYSTAAERADVARQMLTNSSLRAMYGPVFGDSLGGLVAWRIGAYAGVFAGIMSLLVVVRHTRDEEESGRQEMVSAGMVGRRAPLTAALLAALVANAALALIITGGLAGQGSSGALALGLGTAGVGMVFATMAAIVAQLTESARLAKGLTGGLLGAAFVLRAAGDSSVTDGSSVLTWLSPVGWLENLRSFAGERWWVLLLFVAAVALQGVIAYDLAGRRDVGMSFLPTRPGLADGRLGTAWSLAWRLQRGSVLGWSLGFLAAGAAFGGITTGATDLVGDNERTREIIERMGGQSGITDAFLATMVGMLGMVAALYVVQSVLRLHAEETSQRAEPVLANAVGRLRWASGHLLIAFGGATLIMLVGGLGLALGYGQDLPAVLGACLVQLPAIWTIGGLAVLLHGVSPQVAPAAWGVAGAVLLLGWIGPALELPDSVLDLSPFGHLPKLPGGDMTWTPVLVLTMIAVALVGAGLAALKRRDLTTG; from the coding sequence ATGACCGCCGTGGCTCCGGGTACTTCGGGCACCTCGGGTACTTCGGGCACTTCAGGCACAAGGTTCGGCGTACGAGCGGGTGGTTCCCGTCAACTGGCCGGAACCTGGACCCTGTTGAGGCTCGCACTGCGCCGCGACCGGGTGATGATCCCGCTGTGGGTCGCGGTGATCGGGCTGATGGTGGTCTCCATGCCCGGCTCGCTGGAGAGCGTCTACTCCACGGCCGCCGAACGTGCCGACGTGGCCCGCCAGATGCTGACCAACAGCTCCCTGCGCGCCATGTACGGACCGGTGTTCGGCGACTCGCTCGGCGGCCTCGTGGCGTGGCGCATCGGAGCGTACGCGGGCGTGTTCGCCGGGATCATGAGCCTGCTCGTCGTCGTGCGGCACACCCGGGACGAGGAGGAGAGCGGCCGTCAGGAGATGGTCTCGGCGGGCATGGTGGGCCGTCGCGCCCCGCTGACCGCCGCGCTCCTCGCCGCCCTCGTCGCGAACGCGGCCCTCGCGCTGATCATCACGGGCGGCCTCGCGGGACAGGGCTCCTCGGGCGCGCTGGCGCTCGGGCTGGGCACGGCCGGGGTCGGCATGGTCTTCGCGACGATGGCCGCGATCGTCGCCCAGCTCACGGAGAGCGCCCGGCTCGCGAAGGGGCTGACGGGCGGACTGCTGGGCGCGGCCTTCGTACTGCGGGCGGCCGGCGACTCGTCGGTGACCGACGGCTCCTCGGTGCTGACGTGGCTGTCCCCCGTCGGCTGGCTGGAGAACCTGCGGTCCTTCGCCGGCGAACGGTGGTGGGTGCTGCTCCTCTTCGTCGCCGCCGTGGCGCTCCAGGGCGTGATCGCGTACGACCTGGCCGGCCGCCGTGACGTCGGCATGAGCTTCCTGCCGACCCGGCCCGGACTCGCGGACGGCCGCCTCGGTACGGCCTGGTCGCTGGCCTGGCGGCTGCAGCGCGGCAGCGTCCTCGGCTGGAGCCTCGGCTTCCTCGCCGCCGGGGCCGCCTTCGGCGGGATCACCACGGGCGCCACGGATCTGGTCGGCGACAACGAACGGACCCGCGAGATCATCGAGCGCATGGGCGGCCAGTCCGGGATCACGGACGCCTTCCTCGCCACGATGGTCGGCATGCTCGGAATGGTCGCCGCGCTGTACGTCGTCCAGTCCGTGCTGCGGCTGCACGCCGAGGAGACCTCCCAGCGCGCGGAACCCGTCCTCGCGAACGCCGTCGGCCGCCTGCGCTGGGCCTCCGGCCATCTGCTGATCGCCTTCGGCGGGGCGACCCTGATCATGCTGGTCGGCGGCCTCGGTCTGGCCCTCGGCTACGGCCAGGACCTCCCCGCCGTCCTGGGCGCCTGCCTGGTCCAACTCCCGGCGATCTGGACCATCGGCGGCCTGGCGGTCCTCCTCCACGGGGTGTCGCCACAGGTGGCTCCGGCCGCCTGGGGTGTGGCGGGCGCGGTCCTCCTCCTGGGCTGGATCGGCCCGGCCCTCGAACTCCCCGACTCGGTCCTGGACCTCTCCCCCTTCGGCCACCTCCCGAAGCTCCCGGGCGGGGACATGACGTGGACACCGGTACTCGTACTCACCATGATCGCGGTGGCGCTGGTGGGAGCAGGCTTGGCCGCACTGAAGCGCCGGGACCTGACAACGGGCTGA
- a CDS encoding ethanolamine ammonia-lyase subunit EutB produces the protein MSTYTSTLGGRTHRFDGLARLLAAASPERSGDRLAGLAAESAQARVAARWALADVPLARFLAEPLIPYEDDDVTRLIVDTHDAVAFAPVAGLTVGEFREWLLSDAADASALAALAPGLTPEMTAAVSKLMGNADLVAVARKVRVVTAFRSTIGLPGRIATRLQPNHPTDDPAGVAAALLDGLLLGSGDAVIGINPATDSPKAVRDLLELLDGVIRRYAIPTQSCVLSHVTTSIDLMAAGAPVDLVFQSIAGTQAANASFGVTLGLLDEAYEAARALGRGTVGSNALYFETGQGSALSADAHHGVDQQTVEARAYAVARRYEPLLVNTVVGFIGPEYLYDGRQILRAALEDHFCGKLLGLPMGLDICYTNHADADDDDIATMLTMLGVAGASFVICTPGGDDIMLNYQSASYHDALYLREVLGLRPAPEFEAWLDGIGLLDERGGIRSVAGAAHPLMAIGKELAA, from the coding sequence ATGAGCACGTACACATCGACCCTCGGCGGCCGCACCCACCGCTTCGACGGTCTCGCCCGGCTGCTCGCCGCCGCGAGCCCCGAACGCTCCGGCGACCGACTCGCCGGGCTCGCCGCCGAGTCGGCGCAGGCGCGGGTCGCGGCCCGCTGGGCGCTGGCGGACGTGCCGCTCGCACGGTTCCTCGCCGAACCGCTGATCCCGTACGAGGACGACGACGTCACCCGGCTCATCGTGGACACCCATGACGCGGTGGCCTTCGCGCCGGTCGCCGGTCTCACGGTCGGGGAGTTCCGCGAGTGGCTGCTCTCGGACGCGGCGGACGCGAGCGCCCTGGCCGCGCTGGCCCCCGGTCTGACCCCCGAGATGACGGCGGCCGTCTCCAAGCTCATGGGCAACGCGGACCTGGTCGCCGTCGCCCGCAAGGTCCGTGTCGTCACGGCCTTCCGCTCCACCATCGGCCTGCCCGGCCGCATCGCGACCCGCCTCCAGCCCAACCACCCCACCGACGATCCGGCGGGCGTCGCCGCGGCGCTCCTCGACGGACTCCTCCTCGGCTCCGGCGACGCGGTCATCGGTATCAACCCGGCGACGGACAGCCCCAAGGCCGTACGGGACCTGCTGGAACTCCTCGACGGCGTGATCCGGCGGTACGCGATCCCCACCCAGTCCTGCGTGCTCAGCCATGTCACGACGAGCATCGACCTGATGGCGGCCGGGGCGCCCGTCGACCTCGTCTTCCAGTCCATCGCCGGTACGCAGGCCGCGAACGCGTCCTTCGGCGTCACCCTCGGCCTCCTCGACGAGGCGTACGAGGCGGCGCGCGCCCTGGGCCGTGGCACGGTCGGGTCCAACGCCCTCTACTTCGAGACCGGCCAGGGCAGCGCGCTCTCGGCCGACGCGCACCACGGCGTCGACCAGCAGACGGTCGAGGCGCGCGCGTACGCGGTGGCCCGCCGCTACGAGCCGTTGCTGGTCAACACGGTGGTCGGCTTCATCGGTCCGGAGTACCTCTACGACGGCCGTCAGATCCTCCGGGCCGCCCTTGAGGACCACTTCTGCGGCAAGCTGCTCGGCCTGCCCATGGGACTGGACATCTGCTACACGAACCACGCCGACGCGGACGACGACGACATCGCCACCATGCTGACCATGCTGGGCGTGGCCGGGGCGTCCTTCGTCATCTGCACGCCCGGCGGCGACGACATCATGCTCAACTACCAATCAGCCTCCTACCACGACGCGTTGTACCTCCGTGAGGTCCTGGGGCTGCGCCCGGCACCGGAGTTCGAGGCATGGCTCGACGGGATCGGTCTGCTCGACGAACGGGGCGGGATACGGTCCGTCGCCGGCGCCGCCCACCCCCTGATGGCCATCGGCAAGGAGCTGGCAGCATGA
- a CDS encoding APC family permease has protein sequence MAVQEGAAPEAAAGTAGEDTTVHRLKPNAIGLLGVVFMAVATAAPITAMTGNVPFMVSSGNGIGAPASYLVAMVVLAIFAVGFTSMAKHITSTGAFYGFISFGLGRTVGLASGLLATFAYVVFEPALIGIFSTFATTTLHDQTGVDVPWWAFAILMLAINATGTWFGVSVAEKLLVVLLATEVTILAAMAISVALHGGGPDGFTFGPVNPVNAFQGTSAGLGLFFAFWSWVGFESTAMYGEESRDPKKIIPKATMISVLGVGVFYVFVSWMAITGNGEAAAVEAASSSNPLALFFNPTEQYVGHWAVIVMQWLMITGSLACGMAFHNCAARYLYALGREGVLPSLQRTIGRTHPEHGSPHIAGLVQTVVSAVLLGAFWAAGKDPYTGTYVLLAILGTMAILVVQAVCSFAVLAYFRKNHPESRHWFRTFTAPLVGGLAMLAVVVLLVSNMGVAAGPESGSIVLKSTPWIVALIAVGGVAYAQYLKRRRPEGYALLGRTVLEETKER, from the coding sequence ATGGCAGTACAAGAGGGCGCAGCCCCCGAGGCGGCGGCGGGCACGGCGGGCGAGGACACCACCGTCCACCGGCTCAAGCCGAACGCGATCGGACTGCTCGGCGTGGTCTTCATGGCCGTCGCCACGGCCGCGCCGATCACCGCGATGACGGGCAACGTGCCCTTCATGGTCTCCTCCGGCAACGGCATCGGAGCCCCCGCGAGCTATCTCGTCGCAATGGTCGTCCTGGCGATCTTTGCGGTCGGCTTCACCTCGATGGCGAAGCACATCACGTCCACCGGCGCCTTCTACGGCTTCATCTCGTTCGGCCTCGGCCGGACCGTCGGCCTGGCTTCGGGGCTCCTGGCGACCTTCGCGTACGTCGTCTTCGAACCGGCCCTGATCGGCATCTTCTCGACCTTCGCCACGACGACCCTGCACGACCAGACGGGGGTGGACGTCCCGTGGTGGGCGTTCGCGATCCTGATGCTCGCGATCAACGCCACGGGCACGTGGTTCGGGGTGTCGGTCGCCGAGAAGCTCCTCGTGGTGCTGCTGGCCACCGAGGTCACGATCCTCGCGGCGATGGCGATCTCCGTCGCACTGCACGGCGGCGGCCCGGACGGCTTCACGTTCGGCCCGGTCAACCCGGTCAACGCCTTCCAGGGGACCTCGGCCGGACTCGGACTCTTCTTCGCCTTCTGGTCGTGGGTCGGCTTCGAGTCGACGGCCATGTACGGCGAGGAGTCCCGCGACCCGAAGAAGATCATCCCCAAGGCCACGATGATCTCGGTGCTCGGCGTCGGCGTCTTCTACGTCTTCGTGTCCTGGATGGCCATCACGGGCAACGGCGAGGCGGCGGCCGTCGAGGCGGCCTCCTCCTCGAACCCGCTCGCCCTCTTCTTCAACCCCACCGAGCAGTACGTCGGCCACTGGGCCGTCATCGTCATGCAGTGGCTGATGATCACCGGCTCGCTGGCCTGCGGCATGGCCTTCCACAACTGCGCCGCCCGCTATCTCTACGCCCTCGGCCGCGAGGGGGTGCTGCCGTCACTGCAGCGCACGATCGGGCGCACCCACCCCGAGCACGGTTCCCCGCACATCGCGGGTCTCGTCCAGACGGTCGTCAGCGCGGTGCTGCTCGGCGCGTTCTGGGCGGCGGGCAAGGACCCTTACACCGGCACGTACGTCCTGCTCGCCATCCTCGGCACGATGGCCATCCTGGTGGTGCAGGCGGTGTGCTCCTTCGCGGTGCTGGCCTACTTCCGCAAGAACCACCCCGAGTCCCGGCACTGGTTCAGGACCTTCACCGCCCCACTCGTCGGCGGCCTCGCGATGCTCGCGGTGGTGGTCCTGCTGGTGTCCAACATGGGCGTCGCGGCCGGCCCCGAGTCCGGTTCGATCGTCCTGAAGTCCACCCCGTGGATCGTCGCGCTGATCGCGGTGGGCGGGGTGGCGTACGCGCAGTACCTGAAGCGCCGGCGCCCGGAGGGGTACGCGCTGCTGGGCAGGACGGTCCTGGAGGAGACCAAGGAGCGCTAG
- a CDS encoding ABC transporter ATP-binding protein — protein sequence MTKAITVSGLHKSFGSTHALDGLDLDVETGEVHGFLGPNGAGKSTTIRVLLGLLRADSGAAQLLGGDPWTDAVALHRRIAYVPGDVTLWRNLSGGEVIDLYGRLRGGLDKARRADLIERFELDPTKKGRTYSKGNRQKVALVAAFASDVDLLILDEPTSGLDPLMEEVFQSCVEEERDRGRTILLSSHILSEVEELCDRVSIIRKGRTVESGSLTQLRHLTRTSVTAELAGPPNGLAALPGVHDVDIQGNRVKLQVESDKLNAVLRSLTESGVRSLTSTPPTLEELFLRHYQEDVRAEAVSR from the coding sequence ATGACGAAGGCAATCACCGTCTCCGGACTGCACAAGTCGTTCGGCAGCACGCACGCCCTGGACGGTCTCGACCTCGACGTCGAGACCGGCGAGGTCCACGGCTTCCTCGGCCCGAACGGCGCCGGGAAGTCCACCACCATCCGCGTCCTGCTGGGCCTCCTGCGCGCCGACTCCGGCGCCGCCCAGCTGCTGGGCGGGGACCCGTGGACCGACGCGGTCGCACTGCACCGCCGGATCGCGTACGTCCCCGGCGACGTGACGCTGTGGCGCAACCTCTCCGGCGGCGAGGTCATCGACCTGTACGGGCGGCTGCGCGGGGGACTCGACAAGGCGCGCCGGGCGGACCTGATCGAGCGGTTCGAACTCGACCCGACCAAGAAGGGGCGCACCTACTCCAAGGGCAACCGGCAGAAGGTCGCCCTCGTCGCCGCCTTCGCCTCGGACGTCGACCTGCTGATCCTGGACGAGCCGACCTCGGGCCTCGACCCGCTCATGGAGGAGGTCTTCCAGTCCTGCGTCGAGGAGGAACGCGACCGGGGCCGCACCATCCTCCTCTCCTCGCACATCCTCAGCGAGGTGGAGGAGCTGTGCGACCGCGTCAGCATCATCCGCAAGGGCCGGACCGTGGAGAGCGGCTCGCTCACCCAGCTGCGCCATCTGACCCGTACGAGCGTCACCGCCGAACTCGCGGGCCCGCCCAACGGGTTGGCGGCCCTGCCCGGCGTCCATGACGTCGACATCCAGGGCAACAGGGTCAAACTCCAGGTGGAGAGCGACAAGCTGAACGCCGTGCTGCGCTCACTCACCGAGTCGGGCGTACGGTCCCTGACCTCGACGCCGCCGACCCTGGAAGAGCTGTTCCTGCGGCACTACCAGGAGGACGTGCGGGCGGAGGCGGTGTCGCGATGA
- a CDS encoding GbsR/MarR family transcriptional regulator yields the protein MSKPSEVGRDPEAVSKFVESFAAQLVGAGMQRMPARVFAALLASDSGVLSSAEIGAQLQVSPAAVSGAVRYLSQQHMVSREREPGSRRERYRVHNDQWYEALTNRDTVLKRWQSALSEGVESLGVETPAGRRLDETRAFFQFVEGEIAEMMERWRVHKEREFGDG from the coding sequence ATGTCGAAACCGAGTGAGGTGGGGCGGGACCCGGAGGCGGTCTCGAAGTTCGTCGAGAGCTTCGCCGCGCAGCTGGTCGGGGCCGGGATGCAGCGGATGCCGGCCCGGGTGTTCGCCGCCCTGCTCGCCTCGGACTCCGGGGTGCTGTCCTCCGCCGAGATCGGTGCGCAGCTCCAGGTCAGTCCCGCCGCCGTCTCCGGGGCGGTGCGCTATCTCTCGCAGCAGCACATGGTCTCGCGCGAGCGGGAGCCCGGCTCCCGGCGCGAGCGGTACCGCGTGCACAACGACCAGTGGTACGAGGCGCTGACCAACCGGGACACGGTGCTCAAGCGGTGGCAGTCCGCCCTGAGCGAGGGGGTCGAGAGCCTGGGCGTCGAGACGCCGGCGGGGCGGCGGCTCGACGAGACGCGCGCGTTCTTTCAGTTCGTCGAGGGGGAGATCGCCGAGATGATGGAGCGTTGGCGTGTCCACAAGGAGCGGGAGTTCGGCGACGGGTGA
- the eutC gene encoding ethanolamine ammonia-lyase subunit EutC, producing MDGVAAPEPSDAALWAGLRRHTQARIGLGRAGSALPTRHRLELQAAHAAARDAVHSPFDPDVVASALPGVPTVRVRSAAPDRLTYLQRPDLGRRLDDVDRAHLPRDTCGAWDDWDVVFVVADGLSSRAVHDHAAPLIRAVTARLPGGWRVAPVVLAEQARVALGDDVAHAVGAAMVVVLVGERPGMSAADSLGAYLTYAPRPGHTTDADRNCLSNIRPPLGLSYETAAAKLTVLMRRARELRLTGVNLKDESDTLPTTPTTPTKLS from the coding sequence ATGGACGGGGTGGCGGCTCCCGAGCCGTCGGACGCCGCGCTGTGGGCCGGGTTGCGGCGGCACACCCAGGCGCGGATCGGGCTGGGCCGGGCCGGCTCCGCCCTGCCCACGCGCCACCGCCTCGAACTCCAGGCCGCGCACGCGGCGGCGCGGGACGCGGTGCACTCGCCGTTCGACCCGGACGTGGTGGCGTCCGCGCTGCCGGGTGTGCCGACGGTACGGGTCCGGAGCGCGGCTCCCGACCGGTTGACGTACCTCCAGCGACCGGACCTGGGCCGCAGGCTGGACGACGTCGACCGGGCGCACCTGCCGCGTGACACCTGCGGTGCCTGGGACGACTGGGACGTCGTCTTCGTCGTCGCGGACGGGCTGTCGAGCCGGGCCGTCCACGACCACGCGGCGCCGCTGATCCGTGCGGTGACGGCACGGCTGCCTGGCGGGTGGCGGGTCGCGCCGGTCGTCCTGGCCGAGCAGGCCCGGGTGGCGCTCGGTGACGATGTCGCCCACGCGGTGGGTGCCGCCATGGTCGTCGTCCTTGTCGGCGAGCGGCCCGGGATGTCGGCGGCGGACTCCCTGGGCGCATACCTCACGTACGCGCCCCGCCCCGGCCACACCACGGACGCCGACCGCAACTGCCTCTCCAACATCCGGCCTCCGCTGGGCCTGTCCTACGAGACGGCTGCCGCCAAGCTGACGGTCCTCATGCGCCGGGCCCGCGAGCTGCGTCTCACCGGGGTGAACCTGAAGGACGAGTCGGACACACTGCCGACGACACCGACGACACCGACGAAGCTGTCGTAG
- a CDS encoding adenylosuccinate synthase, which yields MPALVLLGAQWGDEGKGKATDLLGGSVDYVVRYQGGNNAGHTVVVGDQKYALHLLPSGILSPGCTPVIGNGVVVDPSVLFSELNGLNERGVDTSKLLISGNAHIITPYNVTVDKVTERFLGKRKIGTTGRGIGPTYADKINRVGIRVQDLYDESILMQKVEAALDGKNQLLTKVFNRRAIESEQVVEELLTYAEKLRPYVADTVLVLNKALEEDKVVLFEGGQGTLLDIDHGTYPFVTSSNPTAGGACTGSGVGPTKISRVIGILKAYTTRVGAGPFPTELFDEDGEALRRIGHERGVTTGRDRRCGWFDAVIARYATRVNGLTDFFLTKLDVLTGWEEIPVCVAYEIDGKRVEELPYSQTDFHHAKPIYETLPGWSEDITKAKTFADLPKNAQDYVKALEEMSGAPISAIGVGPGRDETIEINSFI from the coding sequence GTGCCCGCACTTGTGCTGCTCGGTGCTCAGTGGGGTGACGAAGGCAAGGGAAAGGCCACCGACCTGCTCGGTGGTTCCGTGGACTATGTGGTGCGCTACCAGGGCGGCAACAACGCCGGCCATACGGTAGTCGTGGGCGATCAGAAGTACGCCCTCCACCTCCTCCCTTCCGGAATCCTCTCGCCGGGGTGTACTCCGGTCATCGGCAACGGAGTCGTCGTCGACCCGTCGGTCCTGTTCTCCGAGCTGAACGGACTGAACGAGCGAGGCGTCGACACCTCCAAACTCCTCATCAGCGGAAACGCGCACATCATCACGCCGTACAACGTGACGGTGGACAAGGTGACGGAACGCTTCCTCGGGAAGCGGAAGATCGGCACGACCGGCCGCGGTATCGGCCCGACCTACGCGGACAAGATCAACCGCGTCGGCATCCGCGTCCAGGACCTGTACGACGAGTCGATCCTGATGCAGAAGGTCGAGGCGGCCCTCGACGGCAAGAACCAGCTCCTCACCAAGGTCTTCAACCGACGCGCCATCGAGTCGGAGCAGGTCGTCGAGGAACTGCTGACGTACGCGGAGAAGCTGCGCCCGTACGTCGCCGACACGGTCCTCGTGCTCAACAAGGCGCTAGAAGAGGACAAGGTGGTCCTGTTCGAGGGCGGCCAGGGCACGCTGCTGGACATCGACCACGGCACGTACCCCTTCGTGACGTCCAGCAACCCGACCGCCGGCGGTGCCTGCACCGGCTCGGGTGTGGGCCCCACGAAGATCAGCCGGGTCATCGGCATCCTGAAGGCGTACACCACGCGCGTCGGTGCCGGCCCCTTCCCGACCGAGCTCTTCGACGAGGACGGCGAGGCCCTGCGCCGCATCGGCCACGAGCGCGGTGTCACCACCGGCCGTGACCGTCGCTGCGGCTGGTTCGACGCGGTCATCGCCCGCTACGCGACGCGCGTCAACGGCCTGACCGACTTCTTCCTCACCAAGCTCGACGTCCTGACCGGCTGGGAGGAGATCCCGGTCTGCGTGGCGTACGAGATCGACGGCAAGCGCGTCGAGGAACTCCCGTACTCCCAGACCGACTTCCACCACGCGAAGCCGATCTACGAGACCCTGCCGGGCTGGTCGGAGGACATCACGAAGGCCAAGACCTTCGCGGACCTCCCGAAGAACGCGCAGGACTACGTGAAGGCGCTCGAGGAGATGTCCGGCGCCCCGATCTCCGCGATCGGAGTCGGCCCGGGCCGCGACGAGACGATCGAGATCAACTCGTTCATCTAG